One window of Quercus robur chromosome 5, dhQueRobu3.1, whole genome shotgun sequence genomic DNA carries:
- the LOC126728216 gene encoding uncharacterized protein LOC126728216 produces the protein MNLHHRHVTDSNICDLCGEFPEDTVHAIWTCKEVAGVWSSLDWFHQSVLVQPVNYRELLARFMPSQDDYKAEIFAIAGWYVWNRRNAIHFNRAVWPVDSIRMEAGSFLQEFLQAREVELSPPRPQVIQWWRPPNPYIYKINFDVAVFQTSNLAGVGVIVRDNRGDSIRALTMPVPFSRVCNSVADALAKKASSGVGLQSEEWVKDARNEARAKALSRADVDKSLGALKQKQAELSEKLKEADKSRLSAKAGLKTVERDYCAETLVEALNQAGAPADSELRKAENVFIPEDIREVPAMLPPPEQLSTVQVPPSDADKDPVGAGKR, from the exons ATGAACCTGCACCACCGGCATGTCACGGATTCTAACATTTGTGACCTGTGTGGAGAGTTTCCTGAGGATACCGTTCACGCTATATGGACATGCAAGGAGGTAGCCGGTGTTTGGTCGTCCTTGGATTGGTTCCACCAATCTGTCCTTGTTCAGCCCGTGAATTACAGAGAGTTGTTGGCTAGGTTTATGCCAAGTCAAGATGATTACAAAGCTGAGATTTTTGCCATAGCTGGGTGGTACGTGTGGAATAGGCGCAATGCCATTCACTTCAACCGAGCAGTCTGGCCTGTGGATAGCATTCGCATGGAGGCTGGTAGCTTTCTTCAGGAGTTTCTTCAAGCACGAGAGGTTGAGCTGAGTCCTCCACGTCCTCAGGTGATACAATGGTGGCGACCTCCTAATCCGTACATCTACAAGATCAACTTTGATGTTGCGGTCTTTCAAACTTCGAACCTGGCAGGTGTGGGAGTGATTGTTCGTGACAACAGGGGTGATTCAATTAGGGCGCTAACCATGCCTGTTCCTTTCAG CCGTGTATGTAACTCTGTTGCTGATGCGTTGGCTAAGAAAGCTAGTTCTGGTGTTGGGCTTCAG TCTGAGGAGTGGGTCAAGGACGCTCGTAATGAGGCCAGGGCTAAAGCCCTCTCCCGTGCTGATGTTGATAAGTCCTTGGGGGCCCTTAAACAAAAACAAGCGGAGCTGTCCGAGAAGCTGAAAGAAGCTGACAAGTCTCGCCTTAGTGCCAAGGCAGGTCTAAAGACCGTGGAGAG GGATTATTGCGCCGAGACATTGGTCGAAGCGCTCAATCAGGCGGGAGCCCCTGCAGACTCCGAGCTTAGGAAGGCTGAGAATGTTTTCATCCCAGAGGACATCCGGGAGGTCCCAGCAATGCTCCCTCCTCCTGAGCAGCTATCCACTGTCCAAGTCCCTCCTTCTGATGCTGATAAGGACCCAGTAGGGGCTGGAAAAAGGTAA
- the LOC126728215 gene encoding uncharacterized protein LOC126728215: protein MSFLSWNCCGLGNPQTEDELVALVTTKDPKIVFLMETKVEKCAFDKIGRRIHFTNLFFVPCVKSGRGLALFWKSDVDASVQTSSECHIDVVINQGEDDTWRFTGFYGDPDTASRENSWDLLRSLSHRFNFPWMCMGDFNEILFANEKVGWLDRSERQMQGFRDALDYCALKDMGYTRFPYTWCNRRPGDQNTWIRLDRGVATVDWVFRFLAFHIHHLDAFHSDQKPLLLCSDSEFKRFYKKGCPFRFEAMWLKDNTCEEVIKQSWEGESDPNIDWGFNRKLTACQLNLRVWNKNCFGHVRNTLAKKLKDLK from the coding sequence ATGAGTTTCCTAAGTTGGAACTGttgtgggcttgggaacccacagACAGAAGATGAGCTGGTTGCCCTAGTGACAACAAAAGATCCCAAAATAGTTTTCTTGATGGAAACTAAGGTTGAAAAATGTGCTTTCGACAAAATTGGTAGAAGGATACATTTTACTAATCTATTTTTTGTCCCATGTGTCAAGTCAGGTAGGGGCCTTGCTTTGTTCTGGAAATCTGATGTGGATGCTAGTGTTCAGACCTCATCTGAGTGTCACATTGATGTTGTTATTAACCAAGGAGAGGATGACACTTGGCGGTTTACGGGTTTCTACGGAGATCCTGATACTGCCAGCCGGGAAAACTCCTGGGATTTACTTCGATCTTTGAGTCATCGGTTCAATTTTCCTTGGATGTGCATGGGcgattttaatgagattttgtTTGCTAATGAGAAAGTGGGGTGGTTAGATAGATCGGAGAGGCAAATGCAAGGATTCAGGGATGCTTTGGACTATTGTGCTTTGAAGGATATGGGCTATACGAGATTCCCATATACTTGGTGTAACAGAAGGCCTGGTGACCAAAATACTTGGATTCGTCTAGATAGGGGTGTGGCGACTGTAGATTGGGTTTTTCGATTTCTAGCTTTTCATATTCATCATCTGGATGCTTTTCACTCTGACCAGAAACCTCTTCTGCTTTGTTCAGATTCAGAATTTAAGCGTTTTTACAAGAAAGGCTGCCCCTTCCGATTTGAAGCCATGTGGTTAAAAGATAATACTTGTGAAGAGGTAATAAAGCAATCTTGGGAGGGTGAGAGCGACCCTAACATAGATTGGGGTTTTAACAGGAAGCTCACGGCTTGCCAATTGAACTTAAGAGTCTGGAATAAGAATTGTTTCGGGCATGTGCGTAATACTTTGGCCAAGAAACTCAAGGATTTAAAGTAG